From a single Eleginops maclovinus isolate JMC-PN-2008 ecotype Puerto Natales chromosome 20, JC_Emac_rtc_rv5, whole genome shotgun sequence genomic region:
- the LOC134883469 gene encoding cytochrome c1, heme protein, mitochondrial: MAALRVVVLSGSGRALLNTSKSVKTPVANMSFASLPRSKKVALSTLGVVTAGGAGLALMLHQSVKASDLELHPPTYPWSHAGPLSSLDHASVRRGYAVYKQVCSACHSMEYLAFRNLVGVSHTEAEAKALAEEAEVVDGPDESGEMFTRPGKLSDYFPKPYPNPEAARAANNGALPPDLSYIINARHGGEDYVFSLLTGYCEPPAGVAVREGLYYNPYFAGQAIGMAPPIYNEVLEFEDGTPATMSQVAKDVCTFLKWASEPAHDQRKRMGLKLLLGASIVVPLLYYMKRHRWSVLKSRKIAYRPPK; encoded by the exons ATGGCGGCGCTACGAGTCGTGGTGCTATCGGGGAGTGGGAGAGCCCTCCTCAACACATCGAAATCCGTCAAGACTCCTGTG GCCAACATGTCCTTCGCCAGCCTGCCTCGGAGCAAGAAGGTTGCCCTGAGCACATTAGGCGTGGTCACTGCCGGCGGGGCGGGACTCGCTCTCATGCTGCATCAGTCAGTCAAAGCCTCCGACCTGGAGCTTCACCCCCCTACTTACCCATGGAGCCACGCTGGACCTCTGTCCTCTCTGGACCACGCCAG CGTGCGCCGTGGTTATGCGGTGTATAAGCAGGTGTGCTCAGCCTGCCACAGTATGGAGTACCTGGCCTTCAGAAATCTGGTGGGAGTGTCGCACACAGAGGCTGAGGCCAAGGCCCTCGCTGAGGag gctGAAGTGGTGGATGGCCCTGATGAGAGCGGAGAGATGTTCACCCGCCCTGGAAAGCTGTCGGACTACTTCCCAAAACCTTACCCCAACCCTGAAGCCGCCCGCGCTGCCAACAACGGAGCGCTGCCCCCCGACCTCAGCTACATCATCAACGCCAG acatggaggagaggacTACGTGTTCAGCCTGCTGACAGGATACTGTGAGCCTCCAGCAGGAGTGGCGGTGAGGGAGGGGCTTTACTACAACCCCTACTTCGCCGGCCAGGCCATCGGCATGGCCCCCCCAATCTACAATGAGGTGCTGGAGTTTGAGGATG GAACACCTGCCACCATGAGTCAGGTTGCTAAGGACGTGTGTACGTTCCTGAAGTGGGCCTCGGAGCCAGCGCACGACCAACGCAAGCGCATGGGACTGAAG CTGCTGTTGGGCGCCAGCATCGTGGTCCCTCTGCTTTACTACATGAAAAGACACAGGTGGTCTGTGCTGAAGAGCAGGAAGATTGCCTACAGGCCTCCCAAGTAA